Proteins encoded in a region of the Kryptolebias marmoratus isolate JLee-2015 linkage group LG14, ASM164957v2, whole genome shotgun sequence genome:
- the LOC108251739 gene encoding polypyrimidine tract-binding protein 3 isoform X1: MSSAHLSTVDGTDRLCVSERAQCVPSRVLHLRQLPADISEQEVLALALPFGRVTKLITLRTKNQAFLEMASEEAAVAMVNYYASAPPTIRNQPVFIQYSTHRELKTDNLTNQRAPGALHAISAAAVHSGNMSSGDGRGLVPAPSPVLRIIVENLFYPVTLEVLQQIFSKFGSVLKIITFTRNNQFQALLQFSDAVHAQHAKASLDGQNIYNGCCTLRIDFSKLSALNVKYNNDKSRDFTRTDLPTGELEPATAAFGVALPPYGAAAFPPTFHQHTGLPVAAVPGSLVSPPRVALQVAPPAVHSVLLVSNLNPEKVSPHCLFILFGVYGDVQRVKILFNKKENALVQMSDGTQAQLAMSHLNGQRLHGNVIRVTLSKHPVVQLPRGGAGQEEQALTQDFSGSTLHRFKKPGSKNFNNIFPPSATLHLSNIPSSVCEDALKDLFSSRGFTVKAFKFFQKDRKMALMQLASVEEAIEALIELHDHQLDHNQHLRVSFSKSTI, encoded by the exons tgGATGGCACTGACCggctgtgtgtttctgagcgTGCTCAGTGCGTCCCGTCTCGGGTCCTTCACCTGCGTCAGCTTCCTGCGGACATCTCTGAACAGGAAGTGCTCGCTCTGGCACTTCCCTTTGGCCGAGTGACCAAACTGATCACACTGAGGACCAAAAACCAG gcGTTTTTAGAGATGGCGTCGGAGGAagcagctgttgccatggtgaacTACTACGCCTCGGCCCCGCCCACCATCAGGAACCAGCCGGTCTTCATTCAGTACTCCACCCACCGCGAGCTCAAAACTGACAATCTGACCAATCAG AGGGCTCCGGGGGCGCTGCACGCCATCAGTGCAGCAGCAGTGCATTCTGGGAACATGTCTTCAGGAGATGGGCGGGGCTTAGTTCCTGCTCCGAGTCCGGTTCTGAGAATCATCGTGGAGAACTTGTTTTACCCGGTGACTCtggaggttctgcagcag atcTTCAGTAAGTTCGGCTCCGTGTTGAAAATCATTACCTTCACCAGAAACAATCAGTTTCAGGCTTTGCTGCAGTTCAGCGACGCCGTGCACGCTCAGCACGCCAAGGCC TCTCTGGACGGTCAAAACATCTACAACGGCTGCTGCACGCTCAGGATcgacttctccaaactgagcgcGCTCAACGTCAAATACAACAACGACAAGAGCCGCGACTTCACCCGAACCGACCTGCCGACCGGCGAGCTGGAGCCCGCCACCGCCGCCTTCG gtgtagCCCTGCCGCCATACGGAGCAGCAGCGTTCCCGCCCACCTTCCACCAACACACAG GCCTGCCCGTGGCGGCCGTCCCCGGCTCGTTGGTGTCTCCTCCTCGCGTGGCGCTGCAGGTAGCGCCCCCTGCTGTCCACTCGGTGCTGCTGGTGTCGAACCTGaacccagag aagGTTTCTCCTCACTGCCTCTTCATCCTGTTTG gtGTTTATGGAGACGTTCAGAGAGTGAAAATCCTCTTCAATAAGAAAGAAAACGCTTTGGTTCAGATGAGCGATGGAACTCAGGCTCAGCTGG CCATGAGTCACTTGAACGGCCAGCGTCTCCATGGTAACGTGATCCGGGTGACACTGTCCAAACACCCGGTGGTGCAGCTGCCTCGCGGAGGGGCGGGGCAAGAAGAGCAGGCGCTGACTCAGGACTTCTCAGGCTCCACCCTCCACCGCTTCAAGAAACCTGGATCGAAAAATTTTAACAACATCTTCCCTCCGTCTGCGACACTGCACCTGTCCAACATCCC CTCCTCGGTCTGTGAGGACGCCCTGAAGGATTTATTCTCCTCCAGAGGATTCACCGTCAAAGCCTTCAAGTTTTTCCA GAAGGACAGGAAGATGGCTCTGATGCAGCTGGCGTCGGTTGAGGAGGCCATTGAAGCTCTGATCGAGCTGCACGACCACCAACTGGACCACAACCAGCACCTCCGGGTCTCTTTCTCCAAGTCCACTATCTGA
- the LOC108251739 gene encoding polypyrimidine tract-binding protein 3 isoform X2 — protein MASEEAAVAMVNYYASAPPTIRNQPVFIQYSTHRELKTDNLTNQRAPGALHAISAAAVHSGNMSSGDGRGLVPAPSPVLRIIVENLFYPVTLEVLQQIFSKFGSVLKIITFTRNNQFQALLQFSDAVHAQHAKASLDGQNIYNGCCTLRIDFSKLSALNVKYNNDKSRDFTRTDLPTGELEPATAAFGVALPPYGAAAFPPTFHQHTGLPVAAVPGSLVSPPRVALQVAPPAVHSVLLVSNLNPEKVSPHCLFILFGVYGDVQRVKILFNKKENALVQMSDGTQAQLAMSHLNGQRLHGNVIRVTLSKHPVVQLPRGGAGQEEQALTQDFSGSTLHRFKKPGSKNFNNIFPPSATLHLSNIPSSVCEDALKDLFSSRGFTVKAFKFFQKDRKMALMQLASVEEAIEALIELHDHQLDHNQHLRVSFSKSTI, from the exons ATGGCGTCGGAGGAagcagctgttgccatggtgaacTACTACGCCTCGGCCCCGCCCACCATCAGGAACCAGCCGGTCTTCATTCAGTACTCCACCCACCGCGAGCTCAAAACTGACAATCTGACCAATCAG AGGGCTCCGGGGGCGCTGCACGCCATCAGTGCAGCAGCAGTGCATTCTGGGAACATGTCTTCAGGAGATGGGCGGGGCTTAGTTCCTGCTCCGAGTCCGGTTCTGAGAATCATCGTGGAGAACTTGTTTTACCCGGTGACTCtggaggttctgcagcag atcTTCAGTAAGTTCGGCTCCGTGTTGAAAATCATTACCTTCACCAGAAACAATCAGTTTCAGGCTTTGCTGCAGTTCAGCGACGCCGTGCACGCTCAGCACGCCAAGGCC TCTCTGGACGGTCAAAACATCTACAACGGCTGCTGCACGCTCAGGATcgacttctccaaactgagcgcGCTCAACGTCAAATACAACAACGACAAGAGCCGCGACTTCACCCGAACCGACCTGCCGACCGGCGAGCTGGAGCCCGCCACCGCCGCCTTCG gtgtagCCCTGCCGCCATACGGAGCAGCAGCGTTCCCGCCCACCTTCCACCAACACACAG GCCTGCCCGTGGCGGCCGTCCCCGGCTCGTTGGTGTCTCCTCCTCGCGTGGCGCTGCAGGTAGCGCCCCCTGCTGTCCACTCGGTGCTGCTGGTGTCGAACCTGaacccagag aagGTTTCTCCTCACTGCCTCTTCATCCTGTTTG gtGTTTATGGAGACGTTCAGAGAGTGAAAATCCTCTTCAATAAGAAAGAAAACGCTTTGGTTCAGATGAGCGATGGAACTCAGGCTCAGCTGG CCATGAGTCACTTGAACGGCCAGCGTCTCCATGGTAACGTGATCCGGGTGACACTGTCCAAACACCCGGTGGTGCAGCTGCCTCGCGGAGGGGCGGGGCAAGAAGAGCAGGCGCTGACTCAGGACTTCTCAGGCTCCACCCTCCACCGCTTCAAGAAACCTGGATCGAAAAATTTTAACAACATCTTCCCTCCGTCTGCGACACTGCACCTGTCCAACATCCC CTCCTCGGTCTGTGAGGACGCCCTGAAGGATTTATTCTCCTCCAGAGGATTCACCGTCAAAGCCTTCAAGTTTTTCCA GAAGGACAGGAAGATGGCTCTGATGCAGCTGGCGTCGGTTGAGGAGGCCATTGAAGCTCTGATCGAGCTGCACGACCACCAACTGGACCACAACCAGCACCTCCGGGTCTCTTTCTCCAAGTCCACTATCTGA